Genomic window (Spirosoma sp. KCTC 42546):
GATTATTTGAACGGTTCAAAAAGGAAAGTACCGGCCCCGATTCGGTGGGATTAGGGCTGGCCATTGTTCGGCAAATCTGCGATAGTTATGGGCTTCAGATTTCCTATCGGGAAACAGGGGGCATCCACCAATTTTGCATTTCCCGGATAGATTAGTTTCGACAGGATTTACAGGATGAACAGGATTGGTTTTACAGAGGCTATCCTGTTCATCCTGTAAATCCTGTCGAAAAATTAATCTGGCTGTGTTGGTAATCTCTCCGACGCACTTTTACGTTTAAGCCGATAAATCAGTCCTACAACAAGGTTATTTTTTCCGGTTGCCGACTGGGGTGTATAAACGCCACTTTCAAACGTAGCTGGGTTATAATTCGTCTGGTTTACCCAGCCAACCTGCAAAATTAATTGCTGATCAAACTGATAGCCGATACCCGCATAAATCCGGTTTCGCTCAAAGGTTGGCCCGATTGGATTCAGGAAAATCTCGTCGTACATCGACAAAAAGGCCGTTTTAGCCGTAACCGTGTGGTTATTGAGTGGCACGAACATATTTAGTCGATAGCGAATCCGGTTTCGATACGGGGTAGTCCCGTCGCGATTATCAAACCACCGCTGTTCTATCCGGTACCGGTGTTCAAACTTCAGCCGGGACAGATACTGATTGATAGTGAATTGCTCCCACAGGCGTTTTTCAATTGTCAGCGGTCCATCCGATAAGGCCTGGTAGTCATAGGTTGCGTATCGACCACCGGCAACCATAACCGAGAAATTCTTGTCTATATCGTAACTGATCCCACCTTTCAGTTCATTGTAGAAATACTGATTAAATACGCCATTACTCCGGGCCTGTACTTCGGCAAAACCGCCCCATTTTTTTTCACCTCCCGGCAACACGAGTGTACCAATTAACCAGGTTCCCCAGGGCGTGGCCGGTGTTAACGATGTTTGTGCCAGACTACGGCTGAGGGTACAAATGAATAAACTGATTGTAAAATAAAACGTGACTCGAAAGCGGTTCACCATTGTATGGTTTGTTACGGTTTGCAAAAGTAGAGCAGATTATGCAGACATTACTATCTGTATAGCACTATTAACAATTTGATAATAATACCTATCCTGCACCTCAGAAATACCTATAAATCAAATCATTACGAAAATTCTACATTCAACCGCTCTGGTTAGATTTTAATTGCCAACTTTGTTCAAATCAGTATTGTGCCCGGAACGTCCGAACTCATTTCTCACCAAACTAGCCAGACATGAAAACACCCTTAGTCCAACAGTTGCGTTTCGCACTAATCCTTTCTCTATGCTTCAGTAGAGTTTTAGCCGGTCCTGCACCTAAGCCAGCTGCCGTTCCCAAATACACGATCGAGCAGTTCATGAAAACCATCCGGTTTGGTGGCTCAGACATTTCGCCCGATGAACAGAAAGTACTTTACAGCAGTAATCAGGATGGTGTGTTCAACCTGTATGAAATTCCGTTCAATGGAACCGGCCAGCCTAAACAACTGACTTCCTCTAAAACCAACGCTATTTTCGCTATTGGCTACCTGCCCGATGGCCGAATTCTCTACAGCAGTGACCAGGGTGGTAACGAACTGAATCACATTTATTTGCGCGAAAAAGATGGGCGCATAAAAGACCTTACTACAGCCGACAAAGCAAAGTTTCAGTTTGGGGGACTGAGTCACGACCGCAAGAGTTTTTTCTATCAATCCAACCTGCGGAACCCGGCGGCTTTTGATCTGTACGAGATGGACATAGCGACCCTGAAACCCAAACTCCTGTTCGAAAATCCGGGCGGTTTCTTCCCCGGCGATGTGTCGCCCGATAAACGCTATATCGCCCTTGCCAAAACGATCACAACGACTAACAGCGATACGTACCTCTACGATTTACAAACCAAAGAAACCAAACTTCTGACGAAGCACACCGGCGACGTAAGCAACGGCCCAGAAGGATTCACGCCCGATAGCAAGAAGCTTCTCATCTCAACTGATGATGGCAATGAATTCTCCTACGTAAAAGCCTATGATCTGGCTACGGGACAAAGCACAGTGCTTGACAAGGCGAATTGGGATATTTCGAGTGATTATCTCTCCTATCGTGGTCGTTACCGCGTGCTCTCGGTCAATAACGATGCCCGTACCGAACTAAAGATTATTGACAACCGTACGAATCAGCCAATCAGTTTACCGGCGCTACCGGGTGGCGACATCACCGGCGTAAACATCACGGACAGCGAAGATCGGATGACCTTTTTCGTCAATAGTTCCAATTCGCCTGCAACGTTGTATTCGTACGATTTCAAATCCGGCAAGGTAACCCCACTGGTCCGTGGGTTAAATCCAGAAATCAATGCGGAGGACCTGGTTTCGGGCGAAGTGATTCGGTACAAGTCGTTTGATGGTATGGAAATTCCGGCCCTGCTCTACAAACCGAAAGATGCCAAACCGGGCGATAAACTCCCGGCGATCTTATCCATTCACGGTGGTCCGGGCGGCCAAACCCGGTTGAACTACTCGCCTTTGGTACAGTACCTGGTGAACAACGGTTATGTGGTTTTGGCCGTGAACAACCGGGGCAGCTCAGGCTACGGCAAAACGTTTTATGCCGCCGATGACCGCAAGCACGGCGACGCGGATTTGAAAGACTGTGTCGAATCGAAGAAGTTTCTGTCCGCAACCGGCTATGTTGACCCACTGAAAATTGGTATTATGGGTGGTTCCTACGGCGGTTATATGACACTGGCGGGCCTGGCATTTACACCCGATGAGTTTGCGGTTGGCGTCGATATTTTTGGTGTAGCGAACTGGATTCGCACCCTGAACAGCATGCCCGAATGGTGGGGTCCCCAACGAGATGCCATGTTCAAGGAAATCGGTCATCCCAAAACAGACTCTGTTGCGCTTTACAACAAGTCGCCGTTGTTTCACACGAACCGGATCAAGAAACCGCTGCTCGTTATCCAAGGAGCCAACGACCCACGCGTGTTAAAGATTGAGTCGGATGAGATTGTGGCGAATGTGAAGAAAAACGGCGTGCCAGTCGAATACGTTACCTTCCCGAATGAAGGGCACGGTTTCGTAAAAAAGGAAAACGAAATTACCGCCAACAAAGCGATCAAAGAATTTCTGGACAAATACCTCCGTGGACCAGGGCAATGATGCCAAACGCAGTTATTGAAGCGTGATGTAGCGTGATGTCAGCTACTTATAGCTGACAAATGAGGTTTCTCAAAACCTACTGTTTGTACCGTTAGGTTTTGAGAAACCTGAGGTGTCGGTTATAAGTAACCGACACCACACCGGCACAGCAAAGTGGTCTCTAGCAGTCGTCTAGAGGCCATTTTTCATTAATTCTAACTGGGTTATCGAAACTGGCAGAACTGGGTTTGACTGATAGGGTTGCAGCGCTAATTGAAACCAGGCTACACTATGCCACGCCCCCATTTTATAACCGATATTCGAGTAGGTTCCAATGTGTTCGAAACCTACCGAGCGATGAAACGATTCGCTTTTGTGATTGGGCAAGGTAATCCCCGCATAGGCATTGTAGTACCCCTGCCGACGCAACAACTCAAACAATCGGGCATACAACTGCCGGGCAATCCCTTGCCTATGGCCATCCGGGTGTACATAAACCGATGTTTCAACAGACCATTGGTAGGCCGTTCGGTCGCGGTGTTTCGATGCGTAGGCGTAACCCAATAATCGCCCGTCGGACTCGGCTACCAGATAGGGAAGCTGCTGCTGAATGGTCTGGACTCGGTCGGTAAATTCTGCCACCGTTGGCACATCATATTCAAACGTAATGGTCGATCCCGTAATGTAAGGCGCATAAATGGCCAGAATAGCGGGGACGTCGGCAGGAGTAGCAAAACGAACGGTCATAGCCCAGGCAAGATAAGAAAACCTTACCAACGAGCCGTCGGCAGACTAATTTCATATGCCATATCTTGGAGATATGGCATATGAAATTAGTCTGCCGACGGCTCTATTTTGCTCAGTATCTTTTTATCGATGTAGAATGTACCAAATGGAACCAGACAAGCGAGCAATACCTTCCAGGTCGTAGTTTTAAATTTCCACTGGTACTCAACGCCGACACTTATCGTATTGAAAACGAACAGTAAAAACAGTACGCCATGCACGGGCCCGATTGCTTTCACGAGGGTCGGATCGCCAAACATGTGTTTTGCCGGAACGGCAATACCGATCAACAGCAGTAACGAAATACCTTCTAAAAGGCCAAGGAGCCGCAACCGGCCAATGTTTGTAGTGAGGAAGTTTTTCATGGTTAATAGGATCGAAAATAAGGTCGGGTCGCCAGGGGCGAGAATGGCCACGGAATGGCGATAAAGATGATGAACAACGCAATGGAAAACCAGATCAACATCGTCCTGAATTTCTCATGATCGGTTGGCCGACGCTTTGCCAGGGCAGAACCAACGGTCAAAATGACCACCGAAACAAGCATCAGCAGGATATGGATGAGTCCGAAAAATGCCGTGTCGATATGGCCAATTTCGCCTTTAGCATTAGCCCAAAAGTACTTAATAACCGGACTCGTGAAGTAGAGTGTGAAGCCTATTACTAACTGAATGTGAGCAATCGTAGCCGTCCAGTGACGCACTGAATTATCCGTCTTCGTAAATACAGTACCTGATCTATAACCTCGGTACGCCCTTACAATGGCATAGACCAAACTTAACAAAACCAACCAGCGAAACAGCGAATGGGCGACCAATAAAGACGAATACATATTCCTGTCAGTACGATAGTGGCCCGCCTGTTTAGCAGTCCCTATTCCATAAAAAAGAGTCCTGCAAAGGTCACGGTTATGGCAAAATCAGGCTAGGACTAACAACGCGACTTTTAGGACGTTTCAATCATCTTACGAAACGCTACGGGCGTAATACCCTCCTGTTTTTTGAACAGCCGACTAAAGTAGGAAGGGTCAGCCAGGCCAATTTCAGTAGCTATTTCACTGATCGACAACTTACTTTGATACAGCAGCACTTTTGCTTCCAATACAATGGCTTCGTCGATCCATTTGGTAGGCGATTTTCCTGTAATTGTCCTGACTGCTTTATTCAGGTGGTTTGGCGTGATATTCAATTCGGATGCGTAATCGGTTACACGATGGCTGGTTTTGATCCGATCGACCAATAGTTCTCTAAATCGGTTCGCAATACCCACCGAATGAGTTTGTGTACTGGCCGAAACTGGTTTATATACCCGGTTCACCTCGCACAGTAATGCAATAAAATACGACTGAATGATGTCCAGGTTCGCCAGGCCATTCTCTGAATAATCGAGCAAGATTCGTTTAAGCAGACGACGGACAAATTTTGAGGTCTGTTTATCCAGTTGAATACGTGGATTACCCCAAACCCGCAGAAACTCGAAGTCTTTGAGCAACTCGTTTTTACCAAATTTCCCGATCACAATGTCGTCGTGAAAATTGCACAGATAGCCGTGATTTTCATCAACGTTATTGAACGAATACACCTGGCCAGCGGGCACAACTAAACACTCATTCTTGAAAATCGTGTAGGTTTCACTACCAATCGTCATTACCGCTTCGCCATCGGTGAGGTAAATAAACGTATGCGTTGTGGAGCGAATAGGCGGAACCGGAAGCTTGATCAGGCGAATCAGTTCCTCAACTTTTACGATAAAGAACTTCCCGAAATCGGACTTTAAAATAGCATCCAACTGCTGTTCGGGCTGCATATACGCATCCCGAAATGTTTCTGTACTGTAGATTCGTATGTTAGTTTTCGGCACCCCTATTGATGAATTAAACCTCCGCCAGTAACCACTGTGCAATCAGGAAATACACGCCGATGCCAATCAGGTCATTGGCCGTTGTGATAAACGGCCCTGATGCCACCGCCGGATTAATTCCGATTCGATTAAGCAACAACGGCGTAACCGTCCCCATAAACGAAGCCAGTAACACCACTGCCAGCAACGACGTTGCGACGACAAAAAATAGCCGTGGCTCGCCAATAATGAAGGTATAGGTACCCGCAATCAGGCCTACAACCAGTCCGTTAATGATCGCCACTAGCAGGGTTCGTACGAGCCGCTTTGCCATGGTCATGCTCAATCCAGTTGTATCTGTCAGGCTTTGCAAAATCAGGGACGACGTTTGAATACCCACATTCCCGCCCGTTGAGCCAATAATGGGAATAAACGCAGCCAGGGCAGCTACTTTCCCTAATTCACTCTGAAAACCATTGATAACGGTTGCCGCCAACAGGCTCCCAACGGCACCCGCTACGAGCCAGGGAAGCTGTACTTTCGAGCGCTGCCAAACGCTATCGTCCTCCTCTACTTCGCCCGATAAACCCGAAATAACCTGAATATCTTCTTCAGCCTGTTCAGTAATTACGTCGACCACGTCATCAATCGTAATCCGACCAAGCAGGCGCTGCTGCACGTTCACGACCGGAATGGCGTCCAAATCGTACTTCTGCATCAACTCGGCCACTTCGGCAACAGGTCGATAGGTTTCGACAAAGACAACATCGTCGTCGTAGAGGTCAGCAATTTTGGCGTTTTTGCGAGCCAGCACGATCTTCTTCAGCGATATCAACCCAAGCAGTTTGCCTACTTCATCGACCACATAAACGGCATAGACATTTTCGACATCTTCGGCTTGCTGGCGGATTTCTTCGATGCAGGCATTGACCGTCAGGTTGACGCTGATCTTGATCAACTCCTTCTGCATCAAACTACCTGCAACGCCGTCTTCATAATGCAGTAAATCCAGGATAAAACGGGCCTGCTCCCGATCTTCCAGAAACCCAATAACCTCTTCCCGCACCTGAATAGGCTGCTCATTCAGCAAATCCACGGCATCGTCGGAATCCATCTGGTTAATGAACGGAGCCAGTTCTTCCGACGTAAAAAGTTTGAGCAGGTTGGTTCGTTCAGTAGGGTCGCTATTGGCCAGGATTTCGGCCCCAACCGATTTATCCAGCAGGCTTAGCAGATAATGCGCTGATTCGGGCTCCAGCTCGTCCAGAATCCCCGAAATATCGGCCGGAAACAACTCCTCCATCTCAGTCCGCAGCAGCTTCTCATCGCTCGCTTCAATAGCCGACTGAATATGATCGAGATAGTCTTTTGTGAGTTCGAAAGTCATTGGGTAAGGGGGAGAAATGGGAGGAGCGGGAGTAAAGGGAGAAAGGTTTGCAACGTTCCTCCTCCCTTTACTCTCGCTCCTCCCTTTCCTCCGTCATAAGCTTTGTTAATTCCACAAACTGCGCTACGCTTAATTGCTCGGCGCGTTTATCCATGAACGGACTGGCGAGGGCAGCTTCGGGTGGATTTAGGGGTTTCAGGGCGTTACGAAGCGTTTTCCGTCGCTGACTGAATCCATGCTTTACCACCTGCGTAAATTTGCGTACATCGCAACCGAGGTCTGTTGTGGCATTTCGCCGGAGGGATAAAACACCCGAAAACACTTTTGGTGGCGGATTGAACACCGTCGGGTCGACGGTAAATTCATACTTAATATCGTACCAGGCTTGCAGCAATACGCTCAGAATACCGTAGTCTTTATTGCCCGGCCCAGAGGCCACCCGTTGCGCTACTTCGCGCTGAAACATACCCACAACTTCGGGCACCCGATCGCGCATGTCCAGCACTTTGAACAGAATCTGGGTCGAAATATTGTAGGGAAAGTTGCCGATTATGGCAAACGACTCGGTGCTATCCGGCTGCTTGGTCGGGAGTAAATCGGGGCGGATATTCAGAAAATCGGCGGGTAAAATATGACCTTCCAGCACAGGAAAATTCAGTTTTAAGTAGTCAACCGATTCTCTGTCAATCTCGATCACGTAGGTTTCGAAGCGCGTATCCTGCAGTATAAACTGCGTCAGAACGCCCATACCCGGCCCAATTTCAAGGACTTTCTTGTATTCACCATGGCCGGTCAGAAGCTCAGCAATGCGTTGGGCGATGCTAAGATCTTTCAGAAAGTGCTGACCGAGTTCTTTTTTGGGTTTGACGTACATGGACGGGCTTGTTTTTGATCGTTTCAGCGATCCGGCGCAAAGGTACGGGGCCAGGCGTGAATAATCAGTGTTTACCTGTCACCCTGACTTGCCAATATCCGGATTATTGGTAATATTTACAGACGATCAAGCCTTACTACCCATGAACCCTATCCGCACGTCTTTAACACTAAGTCTTTTTCTTATAACAACTGATTTCCAGGGTTTTGCCCAAACGCCAAAACCCTCAGCGGCTTTTTTCTTTAACCAGTTTCAACAATCTATTTCTCATAAGAATCTTGACTCCGCTTTTTATAATGCGGAGCAACTTGCTTTAGAAAATAAGGCAATTTTGAACTCCCTCCTCCACGATAGCTTTGCCCAAAGCTTTATTACACCTGTAAACCCAAGAGTTGATACAGTCTTTGTTAAACAGCTCCTGGAAAAGCTATATACCGGTAATGTACCTTTACAGCAAGCTGTATATCCATTGTATAAATGGGTAGAGGTAAGAACTAAGATTAGCGATACCGCCAAAATCCACCAATTGATCAATAGTTTTCTAATTGCACAGGCGCGGTCTGAAGAAGAGATAGGAAATCGGATTGATCGCTATTCGCTATTGATATGCAGAACCTTAAAACTACGTCCCGTTTACTCTGCACTGGCTGATACCTTATTTGAACGAACACGCCAACGACTGGAGCACGCTGTTAATGGCGTTTATTATCAAGCCACCGAAGATCGACGTCAACGTACGATCAGAGCCTATTTTCGCTACCTAATGGCGTACACAAACTTAACAAAAGCGAATGAAGCCTTACAACAAAATAAGCTTACCAGGGCGGAATCGTATCTGAAAGAAGCTTCCCTAGCCGGTCCAGATGACACAGATCGGCAAATGAAGTCAGCTTATTTCTACGAAGCTGTATTTCTACTAAATGGGCAGGAAGATTTCCACGCACGTTATGCCAACTTCCTGGTAGCCAAAGGGGATACAGCTAGTGCCGTCGATGTATTGACAGAATTGACACTAGCTGATCCTGGAAATATTGACTTACTCAAAACCTATTACCAGAAGTCTGCTTATTCTAAAACCCCTTTTCAAACCTACTGGACACAACAACTGAATGCCAAATTAAAGCCGACAGAATCATTTCGACTAACTGATTTAGACGGAAAGATTATTGACTATGAGCAATATCGAGGAAAATGGGTACTGATTGATTTCTGGGGCACCTGGTGCAAGCCTTGTGTAGAAGAACTCCCTCGTTTCCAGAAATTCTACAGCGATCTACTGAAGACCGAGCAAAAAAATATTGTCGTTTTTACAGCGGCATCCCGTGATACCGAGCCGAAAGTTCGAGAATTCATGAAGAAACAAGCTTATACCTTTCCCGTTGTTATGGCCAACGACGCTTTTATCAAACAATTCCGCGTAGGTGAATTTCCGACTAAAGTACTTATTACTCCTCAGGGCAATCGGATGAAAATTCCGTTTGGATCAAATTGGGTAGAAAGGATCAAAATTTATTCGGAGAACTGAATTACTCAGAAATCAGTATCCGTTAACTCAAAGTTTTGCTTGACCCGAATTGTGCCGTTCTCCTCCGTGCCGGGGGCATAAATGATACGTTCGGGCTGGAGTCCCTTTTGCACATTACCAATGTCGCGCTTTCGGTTGCCGTTGGCGTCAACAATCAGGCGAACGCGATAGAGACCAGGTTTGAGCCGACCGAAACTGTAGTTTGAGTTGCCGTAAGCCGTTCGAATTACGTTGTACTTCTCATCCAGCAGTTCTACAATGAAATTCTTTCCTGCCGAGCCAAGCGTAGTGGGGCTAACACGACCGGCAATCAGGCCGTAGCTGTCTTCTTCAGCAATTGTATATCGCGCTGAATACCGCGCCATTGTATCGCCCTGAACACTAATAAACGCGCCTTTTTGCAGCCTGAACAGCAGCGTATCGCGCAAATTGGATTGCCGTTTGATAATCAGGCGCGAGTTGTTGTTGCTCCAGGTCAGATCTGCCGCCGTGAGCTTGAGCGGTTTCGTACTATCTGGGCCGATGATGATCAGGTCGGTCTTAAACTGAAAGATCGGCTTGTTAAATACCAGCGTGAATTCCAGATTTTTATCAATGGGTTCGCCCGACGGAGGGTTTATCTGAGCCGTTAGCGCCGTTCTGTTTTTAGCCTTGGTTTTCAGAGGAGAAAAATAAATTCGCTCCCTAAGTTCGGTAACGTTTCCCACGGAGTCCTCAGCCACAATGGTCAGATGAAGCGTATCACCGGCCGCGCGGTTGGCGGGCCGGAAAAGCCGAATCATCTTGGGATTTTCCAGAAACGACACCAGCGTATCCCCGGTGTAAGGCGCCAGGGCGGTCGTGGTGGATGCAACTGGGGTAGCCGTAGCCGTGGTAGAAACTCCTGATGTTGATACGCCCGACGTAGATACAGCTGTTGTCGTTATCGGCTTTCCATAGCGCAACTTATAACTGGCAATGCCACTGCTCAATTCCAGCCCCAGGGTTTCATCGGTACGTTCACGTCGGCTAATGCGCGGCTTCCCATAGCCCCGGAAAGCTACCAGATTCACATCGCTATAGTTGTGGGTAAAGTTTAGGACACTATCCCGGAAGGCCACCCGCTCACCCGGTGTGTTATTTACCAGATTCAGGTCTTTGTCATCGAAGCCGTAGACTTTATACAATCCCGCCTTTACGTTTTCGATGCGAAAGTTGCCACTGCTGTCTGTACGGGCAAAGTACTGCGGACGTTTTCGGTTAATGGGTAGCGTGTCGGTCGAGGCAAACAGGCCCACTACAAACCCTAATAACGGCGTGCGACTTTCGTCATCCACCACGTTGCCTGTCAGAAAAAGGGAGTCGATAACCGGTCCCGTACTGAAAACAACTTTGGTATTTTTGGCAATGTTCCGTTCCGTAATGTCCTTGATCCCATCGGCAAAATCAATGGTATAGGTTGTATTGGGCAGGAACGGCTTATTAAAGTTTAACCGGATACCCAGGGGCAGCGATTTCACGACAAACGTATTGCTGTCCTGGGGCGTAATGGTAATTTTTTGCTGGAGGTTTTCGCTGTTCACGTATTCGTCAAACTCCAGTTCAATCGTTTTCCCCGAGTAGTTCAACTGGCGGGGAGTGGGCATACTGCTCACTAATTTGGGGGCCAGGGTATCTTTCTTACCCCCAGGTGGTTGAGCCACCTGCGCGCAGTTTTGGAGAAGAATCGGGAGAGACAGTAAGAAAATTACGACAAAGTGGCGAAACGTCATGTTGGGGAATTCAAAGTCTGTTCGGTGACACCGAACTACGTATTCAGAACTACAAAGGTAAACGTCCGTTCATCGTTAATCTGTACCGATTGACATAAAATGGGTCGCTGGTTCGTTACGTTCTATAGAAATTTAAGAAAAATTAACCGTTGCATGACCCACCCCCGTTTTTATGTACTAGTACTTCTCGTTGTATCGGCGGGATGGTTATCGGGCTGTTCCAGTTCAGCAGACCAGTTAGACGAGCAAATTAGCGATGCACTGGATGATAATACCATCGACGTAACTGAAGCCGATGCCCTTCGGGTATTTGTAGGACAGGAAAGTAAAGAACTTGGCAAAGATAAAAAGACGGCAGCCCTGCTCACTCCCGATGGTAAGCTCGAAGAATCGGCCCTGCTGGCTTACATTAAACG
Coding sequences:
- a CDS encoding Ig-like domain-containing domain, yielding MTFRHFVVIFLLSLPILLQNCAQVAQPPGGKKDTLAPKLVSSMPTPRQLNYSGKTIELEFDEYVNSENLQQKITITPQDSNTFVVKSLPLGIRLNFNKPFLPNTTYTIDFADGIKDITERNIAKNTKVVFSTGPVIDSLFLTGNVVDDESRTPLLGFVVGLFASTDTLPINRKRPQYFARTDSSGNFRIENVKAGLYKVYGFDDKDLNLVNNTPGERVAFRDSVLNFTHNYSDVNLVAFRGYGKPRISRRERTDETLGLELSSGIASYKLRYGKPITTTAVSTSGVSTSGVSTTATATPVASTTTALAPYTGDTLVSFLENPKMIRLFRPANRAAGDTLHLTIVAEDSVGNVTELRERIYFSPLKTKAKNRTALTAQINPPSGEPIDKNLEFTLVFNKPIFQFKTDLIIIGPDSTKPLKLTAADLTWSNNNSRLIIKRQSNLRDTLLFRLQKGAFISVQGDTMARYSARYTIAEEDSYGLIAGRVSPTTLGSAGKNFIVELLDEKYNVIRTAYGNSNYSFGRLKPGLYRVRLIVDANGNRKRDIGNVQKGLQPERIIYAPGTEENGTIRVKQNFELTDTDF
- a CDS encoding DUF3817 domain-containing protein: MKNFLTTNIGRLRLLGLLEGISLLLLIGIAVPAKHMFGDPTLVKAIGPVHGVLFLLFVFNTISVGVEYQWKFKTTTWKVLLACLVPFGTFYIDKKILSKIEPSAD
- a CDS encoding arsinothricin resistance N-acetyltransferase ArsN1 family B; translation: MTVRFATPADVPAILAIYAPYITGSTITFEYDVPTVAEFTDRVQTIQQQLPYLVAESDGRLLGYAYASKHRDRTAYQWSVETSVYVHPDGHRQGIARQLYARLFELLRRQGYYNAYAGITLPNHKSESFHRSVGFEHIGTYSNIGYKMGAWHSVAWFQLALQPYQSNPVLPVSITQLELMKNGL
- a CDS encoding S9 family peptidase: MKTPLVQQLRFALILSLCFSRVLAGPAPKPAAVPKYTIEQFMKTIRFGGSDISPDEQKVLYSSNQDGVFNLYEIPFNGTGQPKQLTSSKTNAIFAIGYLPDGRILYSSDQGGNELNHIYLREKDGRIKDLTTADKAKFQFGGLSHDRKSFFYQSNLRNPAAFDLYEMDIATLKPKLLFENPGGFFPGDVSPDKRYIALAKTITTTNSDTYLYDLQTKETKLLTKHTGDVSNGPEGFTPDSKKLLISTDDGNEFSYVKAYDLATGQSTVLDKANWDISSDYLSYRGRYRVLSVNNDARTELKIIDNRTNQPISLPALPGGDITGVNITDSEDRMTFFVNSSNSPATLYSYDFKSGKVTPLVRGLNPEINAEDLVSGEVIRYKSFDGMEIPALLYKPKDAKPGDKLPAILSIHGGPGGQTRLNYSPLVQYLVNNGYVVLAVNNRGSSGYGKTFYAADDRKHGDADLKDCVESKKFLSATGYVDPLKIGIMGGSYGGYMTLAGLAFTPDEFAVGVDIFGVANWIRTLNSMPEWWGPQRDAMFKEIGHPKTDSVALYNKSPLFHTNRIKKPLLVIQGANDPRVLKIESDEIVANVKKNGVPVEYVTFPNEGHGFVKKENEITANKAIKEFLDKYLRGPGQ
- a CDS encoding TlpA disulfide reductase family protein; protein product: MNPIRTSLTLSLFLITTDFQGFAQTPKPSAAFFFNQFQQSISHKNLDSAFYNAEQLALENKAILNSLLHDSFAQSFITPVNPRVDTVFVKQLLEKLYTGNVPLQQAVYPLYKWVEVRTKISDTAKIHQLINSFLIAQARSEEEIGNRIDRYSLLICRTLKLRPVYSALADTLFERTRQRLEHAVNGVYYQATEDRRQRTIRAYFRYLMAYTNLTKANEALQQNKLTRAESYLKEASLAGPDDTDRQMKSAYFYEAVFLLNGQEDFHARYANFLVAKGDTASAVDVLTELTLADPGNIDLLKTYYQKSAYSKTPFQTYWTQQLNAKLKPTESFRLTDLDGKIIDYEQYRGKWVLIDFWGTWCKPCVEELPRFQKFYSDLLKTEQKNIVVFTAASRDTEPKVREFMKKQAYTFPVVMANDAFIKQFRVGEFPTKVLITPQGNRMKIPFGSNWVERIKIYSEN
- the mgtE gene encoding magnesium transporter — its product is MTFELTKDYLDHIQSAIEASDEKLLRTEMEELFPADISGILDELEPESAHYLLSLLDKSVGAEILANSDPTERTNLLKLFTSEELAPFINQMDSDDAVDLLNEQPIQVREEVIGFLEDREQARFILDLLHYEDGVAGSLMQKELIKISVNLTVNACIEEIRQQAEDVENVYAVYVVDEVGKLLGLISLKKIVLARKNAKIADLYDDDVVFVETYRPVAEVAELMQKYDLDAIPVVNVQQRLLGRITIDDVVDVITEQAEEDIQVISGLSGEVEEDDSVWQRSKVQLPWLVAGAVGSLLAATVINGFQSELGKVAALAAFIPIIGSTGGNVGIQTSSLILQSLTDTTGLSMTMAKRLVRTLLVAIINGLVVGLIAGTYTFIIGEPRLFFVVATSLLAVVLLASFMGTVTPLLLNRIGINPAVASGPFITTANDLIGIGVYFLIAQWLLAEV
- a CDS encoding DUF2490 domain-containing protein, translated to MQTVTNHTMVNRFRVTFYFTISLFICTLSRSLAQTSLTPATPWGTWLIGTLVLPGGEKKWGGFAEVQARSNGVFNQYFYNELKGGISYDIDKNFSVMVAGGRYATYDYQALSDGPLTIEKRLWEQFTINQYLSRLKFEHRYRIEQRWFDNRDGTTPYRNRIRYRLNMFVPLNNHTVTAKTAFLSMYDEIFLNPIGPTFERNRIYAGIGYQFDQQLILQVGWVNQTNYNPATFESGVYTPQSATGKNNLVVGLIYRLKRKSASERLPTQPD
- the rsmA gene encoding 16S rRNA (adenine(1518)-N(6)/adenine(1519)-N(6))-dimethyltransferase RsmA, with the protein product MYVKPKKELGQHFLKDLSIAQRIAELLTGHGEYKKVLEIGPGMGVLTQFILQDTRFETYVIEIDRESVDYLKLNFPVLEGHILPADFLNIRPDLLPTKQPDSTESFAIIGNFPYNISTQILFKVLDMRDRVPEVVGMFQREVAQRVASGPGNKDYGILSVLLQAWYDIKYEFTVDPTVFNPPPKVFSGVLSLRRNATTDLGCDVRKFTQVVKHGFSQRRKTLRNALKPLNPPEAALASPFMDKRAEQLSVAQFVELTKLMTEEREERE
- a CDS encoding AraC family transcriptional regulator, yielding MPKTNIRIYSTETFRDAYMQPEQQLDAILKSDFGKFFIVKVEELIRLIKLPVPPIRSTTHTFIYLTDGEAVMTIGSETYTIFKNECLVVPAGQVYSFNNVDENHGYLCNFHDDIVIGKFGKNELLKDFEFLRVWGNPRIQLDKQTSKFVRRLLKRILLDYSENGLANLDIIQSYFIALLCEVNRVYKPVSASTQTHSVGIANRFRELLVDRIKTSHRVTDYASELNITPNHLNKAVRTITGKSPTKWIDEAIVLEAKVLLYQSKLSISEIATEIGLADPSYFSRLFKKQEGITPVAFRKMIETS